One genomic region from Prunus persica cultivar Lovell chromosome G3, Prunus_persica_NCBIv2, whole genome shotgun sequence encodes:
- the LOC18784363 gene encoding N-acetyltransferase 9-like protein: MEQEKEKDRVSLEGGRVILLPYMKEHVPKYHEWMQDPALLQATGSEPLTLDQEYQMQLTWTQDPNKQTFIVLDKQLVVGEFNHGQPHVEAMVGDVNLYMNDLDDPQMAEIEIMIAEPKSRGKGLGKESALMMMAFAVENLGIHIFRAKIGELNGASLNLFRKLGFEETSYSEIFKEVTLELSVTKAKHDELLQLMGSFITHA, translated from the exons ATGGagcaagagaaagagaaagatagaGTGAGCTTGGAAGGAGGGAGAGTGATACTGCTGCCTTACATGAAAGAACACGTTCCAAAGTACCATGAGTGGATGCAAGACCCAGCTCTTCTCCAAGCCACTGGCTCTGAGCCCCTCACCCTCGACCAGGAGTACCAGATGCAGCTCACCTGGACCCAAGACCCCaaca AGCAGACTTTTATTGTATTGGATAAGCAGTTGGTTGTGGGAGAATTCAACCATGGACAGCCCCATGTGGAAG CCATGGTAGGTgatgtgaatttatatatgaatGACCTGGATGATCCTCAAATGGCAGAGATTGAAATAATGATTGCTGAGCCAAAAAG TCGTGGTAAAGGACTTGGGAAGGAGTCTgccttgatgatgatggccTTTGCAGTTGAGAATCTGGGGATCCACATCTTCCGTGCTAAAATTGGAGAGCTAAATGGAGCATCTCTTAACTTGTTCCGGAAattg GGCTTTGAGGAGACTTCTTATAGTGAAATCTTCAAAGAG GTAACATTGGAGTTATCTGTAACAAAGGCCAAGCATGATGAGCTGCTGCAGTTGATGGGTAGTTTCATTACACATGCCTAG
- the LOC18782497 gene encoding heterogeneous nuclear ribonucleoprotein 1 yields MQSDSGKLFIGGISWDTNEERLKEYFSTFGEVVEAVIMKDRTTGRARGFGFVVFADPAVADSVIMEKHNIDGRMVEAKKAVPRDDQNILGRSSGSIHGSPGPGRTRKIFVGGLASTVTESDFKKYFEQFGTITDVVVMYDHNTQRPRGFGFITYDSEEAVDKVLLKTFHELNGKMVEVKRAVPKELSPGPSRSPIGGYNYGLSRVNSFLNGYTQGYTPNTVGGYGLGRFSPVAGGRSGFPPFNSGYGMGMNYEPGLSPGFGGNTNFNSNISYPRGVSPYYINNSNRFSSPVGYDGGNGGNTSSFFSSVTRNLWGNGGLNYGTNSQSSSAYMGSGSGTIGGSTFGNTGVNWRSSAISAQGGGNNVSNNSGNLGYGVGDNSYGLGTGGYGRNSGTSVAPTSSFAVSNGGFDGSFSDFYNGNSVYGDPTWRSSNSEREGSVPFGYGLGGATSDVSAKSSPGYVGGYSVNKRQSNTGIAA; encoded by the exons ATGCAATCCGATAGTGGTAAGTTATTTATTGGCGGCATATCTTGGGACACAAATGAAGAGCGCCTGAAAGAGTATTTCAGTACTTTTGGAGAGGTGGTAGAAGCAGTGATCATGAAGGATCGGACCACAGGCCGTGCTCGTGGTTTCGGTTTTGTAGTTTTTGCTGACCCAGCAGTGGCAGACAGCGTCATAATGGAGAAGCACAACATCGATGGAAGGATG GTTGAGGCCAAAAAGGCTGTTCCCAGGGATGACCAGAACATTTTGGGTAGAAGCAGTGGCAGCATCCATGGTTCTCCAGGTCCAGGCCGCACAAGAAAGATTTTTGTTGGAGGTTTAGCATCCACTGTCACAGAGAGTGACTTCAAGAAGTACTTTGAACAGTTTGGGACAATCACTGATGTTGTGGTGATGTATGATCACAACACCCAGAGGCCGAGAGGCTTTGGGTTCATCACTTATGATTCAGAGGAGGCAGTGGACAAGGTTTTGCTTAAGACATTTCATGAACTGAACGGGAAGATGGTTGAAGTCAAGCGTGCAGTTCCTAAAGAGTTATCACCTGGTCCCAGTCGCAGCCCTATTGGAGGATACAACTATGGTCTGAGTAGGGTCAATAGCTTCCTTAATGGCTACACTCAGGGATATACTCCAAATACAGTTGGAGGCTATGGGCTTGGTAGGTTCAGTCCAGTTGCTGGTGGTCGAAGTGGATTTCCTCCATTTAATTCTGGTTATGGAATGGGTATGAATTATGAGCCAGGGTTGAGCCCAGGTTTTGGAGGAAATACAAACTTTAATAGTAATATCAGCTACCCACGGGGAGTGAGTCCTTATTATATCAATAATTCAAATAGATTTAGCAGTCCCGTTGGGTATGATGGTGGTAATGGAGGAAACACATCATCTTTTTTTAGCTCGGTGACTCGGAACTTGTGGGGCAATGGGGGGCTTAATTATGGAACAAATTCCCAAAGTTCCAGTGCTTACATGGGATCAGGAAGTGGGACCATTGGAGGAAGTACGTTTGGCAATACTGGAGTTAATTGGCGTTCTTCGGCAATTTCAGCTCAAGGTGGAGGAAATAATGTTTCTAACAATAGTGGGAATCTTGGTTATGGAGTTGGTGATAACAGTTATGGTTTGGGAACCGGAGGTTATGGAAGAAACAGTGGTACAAGTGTGGCCCCTACATCTTCATTTGCTGTGTCAAATGGTGGTTTCGATGGGTCCTTCTCTGACTTTTACAATGGTAATTCTGTTTATGGAGATCCTACTTGGCGATCATCGAATTCCGAGCGAGAAGGGTCTGTTCCCTTTGGTTATGGTCTTGGCGGTGCAACTTCTGATGTTTCAGCAAAAAGTTCGCCTGGTTATGTTGGTGGTTATAGTGTTAATAAGAGACAGTCAAACACAG GAATTGCTGCCTAG
- the LOC18782024 gene encoding cytochrome b561 and DOMON domain-containing protein At2g04850 has translation MLFLLSLFLLFSLPHVTFSAHCTTSTPTQTFQKCITLPTQQASIAWTFHHHNATLDLVFFGTFISPSGWVGWGINPTSPEMTGTNALVAFPDPSTGQIVLLPYLLDPTVKFQRRPLLSRPLDIRILSSSATLYGGKLATVHNGAAVQIFATLKLASNKTKLHHVWNRGLYVQGYSPTIHPTTANDLSSVMTFDVMSGSTAARHTNIGTLRSVHGIINAVSWGIMLPIGAVIARYLRHIQALGPTWFYVHAGIQLFAFFLGTVGFAIGIRLGDLSPGVQYGLHRKLGFAAFCLGALQTLALLFRPKTTNKFRKYWKSYHHFVGYGCVVLGVVNCFQGFDVMGEGRSYAKLAYCLGLSSLIGVCIALEVNSWVVFCRKSKEEKLRREGLIGGSDKGSAIFS, from the coding sequence ATGCTCTTCCTCTTAtcccttttccttctcttttccctACCCCATGTCACATTTTCTGCCCATTGCACCACCTCCACCCCCACTCAAACCTTCCAAAAATGCATCACCCTCCCTACCCAACAAGCCTCCATAGCATGGACATTCCACCACCACAATGCCACCTTAGACCTTGTTTTCTTTGGCACTTTCATATCCCCTTCCGGGTGGGTCGGGTGGGGCATCAACCCCACCTCCCCCGAAATGACCGGCACAAACGCTTTGGTCGCCTTTCCGGACCCTAGTACCGGCCAAATAGTCCTCCTACCTTACCTCCTAGACCCAACCGTGAAGTTCCAACGCCGCCCTCTCCTCTCTCGCCCTCTTGACATCCGCATACTCTCCTCCTCTGCCACTCTATACGGTGGCAAACTAGCCACCGTCCATAATGGCGCCGCGGTCCAAATCTTCGCCACATTGAAGCTCGCGTCAAACAAGACAAAACTCCATCACGTGTGGAACCGCGGCCTCTATGTCCAAGGCTACTCACCAACCATACACCCAACCACCGCAAACGACCTTTCGTCGGTAATGACATTCGATGTCATGTCAGGCTCAACGGCCGCACGTCACACCAACATTGGTACACTCAGATCAGTGCATGGCATCATAAATGCTGTTTCATGGGGAATCATGCTACCCATTGGAGCAGTGATTGCACGCTACCTTAGGCACATCCAAGCACTAGGGCCTACATGGTTCTATGTGCATGCTGGGATCCAActgtttgcttttttcttaGGAACTGTGGGGTTTGCCATTGGAATTAGGCTTGGGGATTTGTCACCTGGGGTCCAATATGGGCTCCACAGGAAGCTTGGGTTTGCAGCATTTTGCTTAGGTGCTCTTCAAACACTGGCACTATTGTTTAGGccaaaaactacaaacaaaTTCAGGAAGTACTGGAAATCTTATCACCATTTTGTAGGGTATGGATGTGTGGTGCTTGGGGTTGTGAATTGTTTCCAGGGTTTTGATGTGATGGGAGAAGGCAGGTCTTATGCTAAGCTGGCctattgtttgggtttgtctAGTCTGATTGGGGTATGTATAGCTTTGGAGGTGAATTCTTGGGTGGTGTTTTGTAGAAAATCAAAGGAGGAGAAGCTGAGGAGGGAGGGTTTAATTGGGGGCTCTGATAAAGGCAGTGCAATCTTCAGTTGa